In Candidatus Delongbacteria bacterium, the sequence GTTTTAGCTGAAATTTCCGATAAAATTAATTAAGTCATAATATCTAGTTAAAGATGAGTAAAAAGCAAATCTATACTTTTCCTAATTATGATATCTACTAAAATAGTTTTTGGTAAAAAATTATTGGACAACGAAAGCTAAAAAAGACTATTACACTATTTAAAATATGAATGATGGTTAGTGAAATAAAGTGTATCACAAGGAGATAATCTCTATTAATTGTAGGAATCAGTGATGACATTTTCTTATCTTAAATACTATTCTATCATGGATGTCTAGTGTTATATAATAATTAGATCCGGAAGTATTTTGGGGAGGATGCATCTTACTTCCGGATCTTTGTCATCTATTTGATGAATGTTAACTTTTTTGTATCAATTAATTTATTGTCTAATCTAAGCTGACAGAAGTATATTCCAGAAACCACATTTTCAATATTCTCAACATTGAAGCTGATTTTATGTTCACCTCTTTTTACAAAACCCTGTAGAAGTTCACTAACTTTTTGTCCAGCAGAATTGAAAATACTTATGTTAACCATTCCTTCTTCAACAATATTAAAGCTAATGTTTGTAGAGGGATTAAAAGGATTTGGGTATATTTTAATCAGTTTACAACTTAAAGAATTTACTTCTTCAATATCTGTGTAGGAAATTATTGCCATTTCAGATTCCATTGAATAAATATTATTTGATACTCCAATCTCATTCAGACCTTCTACGAATAGAGATTTGTCAATTGAAGTATTGTTGTTTTCAGTTTCTAAAATCAGATTGTTGTTTAGGTAGATCTTGTAAGAGCATAGATTTGTACTCTCATAATTTTCCCAGTTTAAAATGACTTCACTCTCATTCTCAGTGTAAGCAAAATTTATAGGAGCAGGAATGTTTGTTTCATTTTTACTAATTTTTGTAATAAAAGCATCCTGACTATAATCGCTAACAGCATCTTTTTTTATTCCAACACAGATAAAATCTCCATTATGATCAACCATTATATCAAAAAGAAGCATATCGTAAAATGTGCTCCATTCATGTGACCATTCAATGTCTAGATTGTGATCAAAGCAATTAATCATAGCATTTGATTGATAATAGTCTCCTTTACCACCACAAGTTATTATATTATATCCTTCAAGGCACATTCCGAAAACGTATTCACCAGAAATTATCTTTGAGTTTAAAACTTCACCAAAGGAGCTCAGTTCTATTGTATAATTTAAACCTGAACTAGTACCTGTCGATACAATATTTCCATTTAATTTAAATTGTACAGATTCCGCTGAACCTGAATTTTGTAATTTTATAATCCAATCTAAGGTAAAATCTGGATCAAATTTCATTACAGTGAAAAGATCTGAACTTCCTTGGCCTACTGCTCCACAAACAACAATGTTTCCATTCTCATCTGTATCAATACCATTGGCAATCTGAAAACCATTCACTCCTGAAGGATCGAAAATATTTTCAGCTATTTGAGTACCTTGATCATCCAATGTATAAACCATCCAGTTGTATTGGCTGTTTGCAGAAGTAGTAATAAGTGAAAGGATATTCCCTTCATTATCAATAGCTATATCACCAGCAATGCAATAACCACTTGGATTAGTTTGAGGTTCATAACTCCATAAAATTTCAAAATCAGCAGAAAGTCTTTTTGTCACGATTTTATAACCTTGTTTGTAACCTAAAAGAACAATTTCGTCATTTTCACAA encodes:
- a CDS encoding T9SS type A sorting domain-containing protein, which encodes MKSKTKLSVIILLISMMTLNSKCYTSTKLGDSRDLENVWEVVLDEQDRTTKLYSLGINNQNNIVVAGSSEHDSNSQDEYVEIMELNSDGEIVNQTVISDMIDVQSIKICENDEIVLLGYKQGYKIVTKRLSADFEILWSYEPQTNPSGYCIAGDIAIDNEGNILSLITTSANSQYNWMVYTLDDQGTQIAENIFDPSGVNGFQIANGIDTDENGNIVVCGAVGQGSSDLFTVMKFDPDFTLDWIIKLQNSGSAESVQFKLNGNIVSTGTSSGLNYTIELSSFGEVLNSKIISGEYVFGMCLEGYNIITCGGKGDYYQSNAMINCFDHNLDIEWSHEWSTFYDMLLFDIMVDHNGDFICVGIKKDAVSDYSQDAFITKISKNETNIPAPINFAYTENESEVILNWENYESTNLCSYKIYLNNNLILETENNNTSIDKSLFVEGLNEIGVSNNIYSMESEMAIISYTDIEEVNSLSCKLIKIYPNPFNPSTNISFNIVEEGMVNISIFNSAGQKVSELLQGFVKRGEHKISFNVENIENVVSGIYFCQLRLDNKLIDTKKLTFIK